A window of the Rhodoferax sp. GW822-FHT02A01 genome harbors these coding sequences:
- a CDS encoding GspE/PulE family protein, protein MNFPLEQRHLLPAFSKEEVATARALAKARGCRLVEALEGEGGDEHNFVQRLAATVQMRVLGVAEMHTMQPAFELLPYAEALQRECLMLRSGAQLLLVISDPFSLDLRAWAGERFDAAFEHCLAHAGDIAAWLKRHEESMRAMDDIVGTQASLQQGPHAEDISLRSINEDSSPVVRLVNSTLYDALKAGVSDIHMETAPNGLFIKYRIDGVLAPAGSNHPMDHAEQIISRIKVMAELDIAERRVPQDGRFKVAANGREIDIRVSIMPSIHGEDAVLRILDKQSLSDQVVGLRLEALGFDGVTMKALRALSREPYGMLLATGPTGSGKTTTLYAAINEINHGHDKIITIEDPVEYQLPGVLQIPVNEKKGLSFARGLRSILRHDPDKIMVGEIRDGETAQIAVQAALTGHLVLTTVHANNVFDVLGRFTHMGVDPYSLVAALNGIVAQRLVRANCTECVAPVTPDAELLASSGLDAVQDFHFCAGMGCAHCRGTGFKGRKAVAEVLILDDELREMIVTREPVRRIKEAAMRKGTRLLRDAGLDMVRRGETTLQELNRVVS, encoded by the coding sequence ATGAACTTCCCGCTGGAGCAACGCCATCTGCTGCCCGCCTTTTCGAAGGAGGAAGTGGCCACCGCACGCGCTCTGGCCAAGGCACGCGGCTGTCGGCTGGTAGAGGCGCTGGAAGGCGAGGGCGGTGACGAGCACAACTTTGTGCAACGTCTGGCTGCCACCGTGCAGATGCGCGTGCTCGGCGTGGCCGAGATGCACACCATGCAACCCGCCTTTGAGCTGCTGCCCTATGCCGAGGCATTGCAGCGCGAATGCCTGATGCTGCGCTCGGGCGCACAGCTGCTGCTGGTGATCTCCGATCCCTTCAGCCTGGATCTGCGCGCCTGGGCTGGTGAGCGCTTTGACGCAGCGTTCGAGCATTGCCTGGCCCACGCTGGCGACATTGCGGCCTGGCTGAAACGCCATGAGGAGTCCATGCGCGCCATGGACGACATCGTCGGCACGCAAGCCAGCCTGCAGCAGGGACCGCATGCCGAAGACATTTCGCTGCGCAGCATCAACGAAGACTCCAGCCCAGTGGTGCGCCTGGTCAACTCCACCCTGTATGACGCGCTCAAGGCCGGCGTGAGCGACATCCACATGGAGACGGCGCCCAACGGGCTGTTCATCAAATACCGCATTGACGGTGTGCTGGCACCTGCAGGCAGCAACCACCCTATGGACCATGCGGAGCAGATCATTTCGCGCATCAAGGTCATGGCCGAGCTGGACATTGCCGAGCGACGCGTGCCGCAGGATGGTCGCTTCAAGGTGGCTGCCAATGGCCGCGAGATAGATATTCGCGTCTCCATCATGCCCAGCATCCATGGCGAGGATGCGGTGCTGCGCATTCTGGACAAGCAAAGCCTGTCGGACCAGGTGGTGGGTCTGCGCCTGGAGGCGCTAGGGTTTGACGGGGTCACCATGAAGGCACTGCGCGCACTGTCGCGCGAGCCCTATGGCATGTTGCTGGCCACCGGCCCCACGGGCAGCGGCAAGACCACGACCTTGTATGCCGCCATCAACGAGATCAACCATGGCCACGACAAGATCATCACCATCGAAGACCCGGTGGAATACCAGTTGCCCGGTGTGCTGCAGATCCCGGTGAACGAAAAAAAGGGTCTGAGCTTTGCGCGTGGTCTGCGCTCCATCCTGCGTCACGACCCGGACAAGATCATGGTGGGCGAGATCCGCGACGGCGAGACCGCGCAGATTGCCGTGCAGGCCGCATTGACCGGTCACCTGGTGCTGACCACGGTGCACGCCAACAATGTGTTCGACGTGCTGGGCCGCTTCACCCACATGGGCGTGGACCCCTACAGCCTGGTCGCCGCGTTGAACGGCATCGTGGCACAGCGCCTGGTGCGCGCCAACTGCACCGAATGCGTGGCGCCGGTTACGCCAGATGCGGAGCTGCTGGCCAGCTCTGGGCTTGACGCGGTGCAGGACTTCCATTTTTGTGCGGGCATGGGCTGCGCGCATTGCCGTGGCACCGGCTTCAAAGGCCGCAAGGCCGTGGCCGAAGTCTTGATACTGGATGATGAGCTGCGCGAAATGATCGTCACCCGCGAGCCGGTGCGCCGCATCAAGGAAGCCGCCATGCGCAAGGGCACGCGCCTGCTGCGCGATGCGGGCCTGGACATGGTGCGCCGGGGCGAAACCACCTTGCAGGAGTTGAACCGTGTGGTCTCCTAG
- a CDS encoding PilN domain-containing protein, with protein MQALNIRWSAGKGHLTPMGVLLAAAGLLCAAWVAQDYLQADAEWQTLQARQARQSRASQGSKRNPVSIAPLARDDAQSASQIDAQLHRPWDALLRAVERLSTKDVALISIEVQATEGSLRLTGEAKDMEHALVYVKTLRRSPELRKVYLTGQEEKLSGTQKVVRFSLDASWVDAS; from the coding sequence ATGCAGGCACTCAACATCCGTTGGTCCGCTGGCAAAGGGCACCTCACACCCATGGGCGTGCTTCTGGCCGCTGCGGGATTGCTTTGCGCCGCGTGGGTGGCGCAGGACTATCTGCAAGCCGATGCCGAGTGGCAAACCCTGCAAGCGCGCCAGGCCCGCCAGTCGCGTGCCAGCCAGGGCAGCAAACGCAACCCGGTCAGCATCGCGCCTTTGGCGCGGGACGACGCGCAGTCGGCCTCGCAGATAGACGCGCAACTGCACCGGCCCTGGGACGCACTGCTGCGCGCCGTCGAGCGCCTCAGCACCAAGGATGTGGCGCTGATCAGCATCGAGGTGCAGGCCACCGAAGGCAGCCTGCGTTTGACGGGTGAAGCCAAGGACATGGAGCACGCGCTGGTCTATGTGAAAACATTGCGCCGCTCGCCGGAGTTGCGCAAGGTGTATCTCACCGGCCAGGAAGAGAAACTCTCGGGCACGCAAAAGGTGGTGCGCTTCTCGCTGGACGCAAGCTGGGTGGACGCATCATGA
- a CDS encoding undecaprenyl-phosphate glucose phosphotransferase: MSTYPHASPSASALGKATAPAWPGRNNMLSLLESMQCSAALILSLWATSYLLEGEVPTQLFLLSILTFALTFPGRPILHSSYWGLLADVLLNWLWIAGLLALAGYGSGYLHEFSRKVLWTWLWVAPLSDLGLALLLRASAPTILRLQGPSQRAVIVGMNEQGLSLAGKLKASPYSGIELVGFVDSRSISRQGATEEQQLLGKLDELANLVQTKRIQIIYLSLPMASQPRILALLDSLKDTTASIYFVPDMFVTDLVQGHPASVAGQPVISVCETPFRDGNGFIKRTSDILFSLVILILVSPVLLAIAVAIKVTSPGPIIFKQRRYGLDGQEILVYKFRSMSVTEDGNTIVQAKQNDKRITPLGAILRRTSLDELPQFLNVLQGHMSIVGPRPHAVAHNELYRKLIKGYMVRHKVKPGITGWAQVNGFRGETDTLEKMQGRINYDLDYLRNWSLRLDIHIILKTVRLVVQDKQAY; the protein is encoded by the coding sequence ATGAGCACGTACCCACACGCAAGCCCTTCCGCTTCAGCGCTAGGAAAAGCCACGGCTCCGGCCTGGCCGGGCCGCAACAACATGCTCAGCCTGCTGGAGAGCATGCAGTGCTCTGCCGCGCTGATTCTGTCCCTGTGGGCCACTTCCTACCTGCTTGAGGGTGAGGTACCGACCCAGCTGTTCCTGCTATCCATACTGACGTTTGCGCTCACGTTTCCCGGGCGTCCCATACTGCATTCCAGCTATTGGGGACTGCTGGCAGACGTCCTGCTCAACTGGTTGTGGATTGCGGGCCTGCTGGCACTTGCGGGCTACGGCAGCGGATATCTGCATGAGTTTTCCAGGAAGGTACTGTGGACCTGGCTGTGGGTGGCACCCCTGAGCGATCTGGGCCTTGCGCTGCTGCTGCGAGCCAGCGCCCCCACCATCCTGCGCCTGCAAGGCCCCAGCCAACGGGCGGTCATCGTCGGCATGAACGAACAGGGCCTGTCATTGGCCGGCAAGCTCAAGGCCTCGCCCTACTCCGGCATAGAGCTGGTGGGCTTCGTGGACAGCCGCAGCATCAGCCGCCAAGGTGCGACCGAGGAGCAACAGCTGCTGGGCAAGCTCGACGAGCTGGCAAACCTGGTGCAGACCAAACGCATCCAGATCATCTACCTCTCACTGCCCATGGCTTCGCAGCCGCGCATTCTGGCGTTGCTCGACAGCCTGAAGGACACCACCGCGTCCATCTATTTCGTGCCGGACATGTTTGTGACCGATCTGGTGCAGGGGCATCCGGCGTCGGTTGCCGGCCAGCCGGTGATATCCGTTTGCGAGACACCATTCCGCGACGGCAACGGCTTCATCAAGCGTACGAGCGACATCCTGTTTTCGCTGGTCATTCTGATACTGGTCTCTCCGGTACTGCTGGCCATTGCGGTGGCCATCAAAGTGACAAGCCCAGGCCCCATCATTTTCAAGCAACGACGCTACGGCCTGGATGGCCAGGAAATTCTGGTCTACAAGTTCCGCTCCATGAGCGTCACTGAAGACGGCAACACCATCGTGCAGGCGAAGCAGAACGACAAGCGCATCACCCCGCTGGGTGCCATCCTGCGCCGCACCTCGCTGGACGAGCTGCCGCAGTTCCTGAATGTGCTGCAGGGCCACATGAGCATTGTGGGACCACGCCCGCATGCCGTGGCGCACAACGAGCTTTACCGCAAGCTGATCAAGGGCTACATGGTCCGCCACAAGGTCAAGCCCGGCATTACCGGCTGGGCGCAGGTCAACGGTTTTCGTGGCGAGACCGACACGCTGGAAAAAATGCAGGGCCGCATCAACTACGACCTGGACTACCTGCGCAACTGGTCTTTGCGGCTGGACATCCACATCATCCTCAAGACCGTGCGCCTGGTTGTTCAGGACAAGCAGGCCTACTGA
- the gspG gene encoding type II secretion system major pseudopilin GspG has translation MLPKRSSGFTLLELLVVMVIIGMLVGYVAPKFFSQIGKSEVKTARAQIDGLEKSLDQYRLDVGHYPSTEQGLAALNDRPAGEAKWAGPYLKKKLPKDPWGNDYVYKYPGDHGEFDLFSYGKDGKPGGTGEDEDIVNW, from the coding sequence ATGCTGCCAAAACGTTCGTCTGGATTTACGCTGTTGGAGTTGCTGGTGGTGATGGTCATCATTGGCATGCTGGTCGGGTACGTGGCGCCCAAGTTCTTCTCACAGATTGGCAAGTCCGAGGTCAAGACTGCACGTGCGCAGATCGACGGCTTGGAAAAGAGTCTGGACCAGTACCGTCTGGACGTGGGCCACTACCCCAGCACAGAGCAAGGTCTGGCCGCCTTGAATGACCGTCCCGCAGGCGAGGCCAAGTGGGCGGGCCCCTATCTGAAGAAGAAGCTCCCCAAGGATCCGTGGGGAAACGACTATGTATATAAATATCCGGGCGACCACGGCGAGTTCGACCTGTTCTCCTACGGCAAGGACGGCAAGCCTGGCGGCACGGGTGAAGACGAAGACATTGTCAATTGGTAG
- a CDS encoding type II secretion system F family protein: protein MEFVVKSLQPNATVVVSRLQAANAGDARLQAQTLGLDVLSIAPASWLSRLKAPQGGGDFPLQLFSQELLALLNSGVSLVEATETLAEKEARPAVRDVLQGILAKLRQGQPFSAALEAVPHVFNPLYVASVRASEHTSGLSESLERYVVYAGQLETLRGRLVSAAIYPVILVAVSSLVILFLMGYVVPRFAHIYEDMGGNLPFMSRLLLQWGLALEQYWYVVLMLLAGLVVVAVAGGMRLVGKRLLSVVWRIPAMGERMRVYQLARLYRTLGMLLRGGIAIMPALDMVTGLLSSALQPRLVSAARSVREGRTISHAFEVAGLTTAVSLRMLRVGERAGNMGEMMERAAAFHDEEMARWADRVTRLLGPLLMLVMGLVIGTVVVLMYMPIFQLAESVR from the coding sequence ATGGAATTCGTCGTCAAGTCATTGCAGCCGAATGCGACCGTGGTCGTCAGTCGTTTGCAAGCAGCCAATGCCGGTGATGCGCGGCTACAGGCGCAGACGCTGGGTCTGGATGTGCTGTCCATTGCGCCGGCATCCTGGCTCAGTCGCCTCAAGGCACCGCAAGGTGGTGGAGATTTTCCGCTACAGCTCTTCAGCCAGGAGTTGCTGGCACTGCTGAATTCCGGTGTGAGCCTGGTGGAGGCGACTGAGACGCTGGCAGAGAAAGAGGCACGCCCTGCGGTGCGCGACGTGCTGCAGGGGATTCTTGCCAAGCTGCGCCAGGGGCAACCCTTCTCCGCCGCTTTGGAGGCCGTGCCCCATGTCTTCAACCCGCTGTATGTGGCCTCGGTACGCGCCAGCGAGCACACCAGTGGCCTGTCGGAATCGCTGGAGCGCTATGTGGTCTACGCTGGGCAACTGGAGACTCTGCGCGGCCGGCTGGTGAGTGCGGCCATCTATCCCGTCATCCTGGTGGCGGTGAGCAGTCTGGTGATTCTGTTCCTGATGGGTTATGTAGTGCCGCGCTTTGCGCATATCTATGAAGACATGGGCGGCAACCTGCCATTCATGTCGCGCCTGCTGCTGCAGTGGGGTCTGGCGCTGGAGCAGTACTGGTACGTGGTGCTGATGCTGCTGGCCGGACTGGTGGTTGTGGCTGTGGCGGGCGGCATGCGGCTTGTGGGAAAGCGCTTGCTGAGCGTGGTGTGGCGCATTCCAGCCATGGGCGAGCGCATGCGCGTGTACCAGTTGGCACGCCTGTACCGCACCCTGGGCATGCTGTTGCGCGGTGGCATTGCCATCATGCCGGCACTGGACATGGTGACGGGGCTGCTGTCTTCCGCGCTGCAGCCGCGTCTGGTGTCTGCGGCGCGCAGTGTGCGCGAAGGGCGGACGATCTCGCATGCTTTTGAAGTGGCTGGCCTGACCACGGCGGTGTCGCTGCGCATGCTGCGCGTGGGTGAGCGTGCCGGCAATATGGGCGAGATGATGGAGCGTGCCGCGGCCTTTCACGACGAGGAGATGGCACGCTGGGCCGATCGCGTTACGCGTCTGCTCGGGCCCTTGCTGATGCTGGTCATGGGCTTGGTGATAGGGACCGTGGTGGTACTGATGTACATGCCCATATTCCAGCTGGCAGAGAGCGTGCGATGA
- the epsL gene encoding XrtB/PEP-CTERM-associated polysaccharide biosynthesis outer membrane protein EpsL, producing MSAPTFTRHVIAPYGYLLTAVLAWPTSCLAETDNPFSLRASVSSQNDSNIFRQSAAASEQISTTSLGLGFKTRQSLQGAYVNVNLVDNKYQNFSYLNYTATNYDAAWQFAVTPRLQGSLSCSWQESLNSYADVRNTTTRYLNSNRSTRLDASYDWDGAWSLSAGLGQTLQNSQRDQVQGSDFTSTSSNLGLGYTFGSGSKASISTQSSSGQYLDQPVTPGAIFDDSFSQTDNEMRLHWAVTATQAADLYVANRSVTHPHVAARNYSGTVAGLSGNWAFSGKTSLSAGWARELSTYQTIDANYSQTERITLGADWQILAKLGLVLRHDLAHITYLGGPFPAFRSRRQDDVTNTTLALTWTPRSQCTVSASLQSSARTSNSPGLDYTSSLTALTATLSF from the coding sequence ATGTCTGCACCGACCTTCACGCGGCACGTCATCGCACCGTATGGATATCTGCTCACGGCTGTGTTGGCGTGGCCCACCTCCTGCCTGGCCGAGACCGACAATCCATTCAGCCTGCGCGCGTCGGTCAGCAGCCAGAACGACAGCAATATCTTTCGCCAATCCGCTGCGGCTTCCGAGCAAATCAGCACGACGTCTCTGGGACTGGGTTTCAAGACCCGGCAAAGCCTGCAGGGCGCCTATGTGAACGTCAATCTGGTAGACAACAAATACCAGAACTTCAGCTATCTGAATTACACCGCGACCAACTACGACGCAGCCTGGCAGTTTGCAGTCACGCCACGGCTGCAGGGCAGCCTCAGCTGCAGCTGGCAGGAGAGCCTCAACAGCTATGCAGACGTGAGGAACACCACGACCCGCTACCTGAACAGCAACCGCTCAACCCGGCTGGACGCCAGCTATGACTGGGATGGCGCGTGGAGCCTGTCGGCCGGTCTGGGGCAGACCCTGCAGAACAGCCAGCGTGACCAGGTTCAGGGCTCGGACTTCACATCGACCTCATCCAACCTGGGCCTGGGTTACACCTTTGGCTCGGGCAGCAAGGCAAGCATCAGCACGCAATCGTCATCGGGGCAATACCTGGATCAGCCGGTGACGCCGGGCGCCATCTTTGACGACAGCTTCAGCCAGACCGACAACGAAATGCGCCTGCATTGGGCAGTCACCGCAACCCAAGCGGCCGACCTCTATGTGGCCAACCGAAGCGTCACCCATCCGCATGTGGCGGCACGCAACTACAGCGGCACGGTTGCCGGTCTCAGCGGCAACTGGGCCTTCAGCGGCAAGACGTCGCTGTCGGCGGGCTGGGCGCGCGAGCTGTCCACCTACCAGACCATCGATGCCAATTACAGTCAGACCGAACGCATCACGCTGGGTGCCGACTGGCAGATCCTGGCCAAGCTGGGACTTGTGCTGCGCCACGATCTCGCCCACATAACTTACCTGGGTGGACCGTTCCCCGCATTCCGGAGTCGGCGCCAGGACGACGTGACCAACACCACGCTGGCGCTGACCTGGACGCCACGCAGCCAATGCACGGTGTCGGCCTCGCTGCAAAGCAGCGCACGCACATCCAACTCACCGGGTCTGGACTACACCAGTTCACTCACCGCCCTCACCGCAACCCTGAGCTTCTGA
- the phoB gene encoding phosphate regulon transcriptional regulator PhoB, with product MAGKILVVDDDRDIQELVAVNLSQAGHVVQVADDAEIAHAIVREELPDLVLIDWMLPGMSGIELTRLLRSEVRTRDVPIIMLTARDDERDKITGFENGADDYVVKPFSPRLLLARIAAILRRRTSLASEQTVEVGALRLDAAARRIYANGQLVVLGPTEYRLMHFFMLHVNRVFSRAQLLDSVWGDQYQGDERTVDVHIRRLRVALTDGNCSHMIKTLRGSGYCLSLSII from the coding sequence ATGGCTGGAAAAATTCTGGTAGTGGACGATGACCGCGATATACAGGAATTGGTGGCTGTCAATCTGTCCCAAGCGGGTCACGTCGTGCAGGTTGCAGATGACGCGGAAATTGCACACGCCATCGTGCGAGAGGAACTACCCGACCTGGTGCTGATCGACTGGATGCTCCCCGGAATGTCGGGCATTGAGTTGACGCGCCTGCTGCGCAGCGAAGTGCGTACACGCGACGTGCCCATCATCATGCTCACCGCGCGCGATGATGAGCGCGACAAGATCACTGGATTCGAAAACGGCGCTGACGACTACGTGGTGAAACCGTTTTCACCGCGCCTGCTGTTGGCACGCATCGCCGCCATCCTGAGGCGTCGCACTTCGCTGGCCAGCGAGCAGACGGTGGAAGTCGGTGCACTGCGACTGGATGCTGCTGCCAGACGCATCTATGCCAACGGACAACTCGTGGTCCTGGGGCCGACCGAGTACCGTCTGATGCATTTCTTCATGCTGCATGTCAACCGCGTATTCAGCCGCGCACAGTTGCTAGACAGCGTGTGGGGTGATCAATACCAGGGCGATGAGCGTACCGTTGACGTGCATATACGTCGCTTGCGGGTGGCGCTGACCGACGGCAATTGCAGTCACATGATCAAGACCCTGCGTGGCAGTGGCTATTGCTTGTCACTCAGCATCATTTGA
- a CDS encoding lytic transglycosylase domain-containing protein: MPAHPDHKPPFFVALLVATFVLWLCPLRAQADVYTFVAEDGVTHYSDRPDDSRFQLLLRQMPDGASDTPQIVVPDGLAATYAGDITDAARNHHVEAALLHAVIAVESQYNPRAVSPKGALGMMQLMPTTARAMGVSDPMNASQNIRGGAKYLRMLLDRFANNKSLALAAYNAGPAAVLSHGGRIPPFAETRFYVPQVLRRYNALVQQSTSNDAE, from the coding sequence ATGCCTGCGCATCCTGATCACAAGCCGCCCTTCTTCGTCGCACTGCTGGTCGCGACGTTTGTACTGTGGCTTTGTCCCCTGCGTGCGCAGGCCGACGTATATACCTTTGTGGCGGAAGATGGCGTCACACACTACAGTGACCGCCCAGACGATTCGCGCTTTCAACTATTGCTGCGCCAGATGCCAGACGGCGCATCCGATACACCGCAAATCGTTGTACCCGACGGGTTGGCTGCCACGTATGCTGGCGACATTACCGATGCTGCACGCAATCACCACGTAGAAGCGGCGCTGCTGCATGCCGTGATAGCGGTGGAGTCCCAATACAACCCGCGCGCTGTCTCACCCAAAGGTGCATTGGGAATGATGCAGCTGATGCCAACGACCGCGCGCGCCATGGGCGTATCCGACCCGATGAATGCCAGCCAGAATATTCGTGGCGGCGCCAAATATCTGAGGATGTTGCTGGACCGGTTTGCCAACAACAAATCACTGGCGCTGGCCGCCTACAACGCCGGTCCGGCAGCGGTGCTCAGCCACGGCGGTCGCATACCGCCCTTCGCCGAAACACGTTTCTACGTTCCGCAGGTATTGCGACGCTACAACGCCCTGGTGCAGCAATCCACATCAAATGATGCTGAGTGA
- a CDS encoding EpsD family peptidyl-prolyl cis-trans isomerase yields the protein MAVSLVACGQKDDKKVATQVAAKVGDEEISVHQINQVLNSAKTSGATPQAVQAMSREVLEKLIDQQLAIEQSNEKKLNRSPEVVAQIESAKREILARAYIQQLVSGLPKPTQEEIKQYYTEHPQLFSERRVFNLQELIVPAQAGIAEQLGTLVNAGKPMEEIANWLKAHDVKYSGGGATRAAEQIPMELLNRLQKLKDGQSLVAQTPQAITLIHIVASKTVPADEADSLPRIAQFLSNQRASEAVAANMKALRKSAKIEYMGEFAKTDAAAAPTPASAVSAPAVSAEDQKRADLEKGVAGLK from the coding sequence GTGGCAGTCAGTCTTGTTGCATGCGGTCAAAAGGACGACAAGAAGGTGGCAACCCAGGTTGCAGCCAAGGTCGGGGATGAAGAAATATCGGTGCACCAGATCAACCAGGTACTCAACAGCGCCAAGACCAGCGGTGCCACACCGCAGGCCGTACAGGCCATGAGCCGCGAGGTGCTTGAAAAGCTGATCGACCAGCAGTTGGCCATCGAGCAATCCAACGAGAAGAAGCTCAACCGCTCACCTGAAGTGGTGGCGCAGATCGAATCGGCCAAGCGGGAAATCCTGGCACGCGCCTATATCCAGCAATTGGTCAGCGGCCTACCCAAGCCAACGCAGGAAGAGATCAAGCAGTACTACACCGAGCATCCGCAACTGTTTTCCGAGCGCCGGGTGTTCAATCTGCAGGAGTTGATTGTTCCCGCGCAGGCCGGCATTGCGGAACAACTGGGTACGCTGGTCAATGCAGGCAAGCCCATGGAGGAAATTGCCAACTGGCTCAAGGCACACGACGTCAAATACTCCGGCGGCGGCGCTACCCGTGCTGCCGAGCAGATCCCCATGGAGCTGCTGAACCGGCTGCAAAAACTCAAGGACGGTCAGAGCTTGGTGGCACAGACGCCGCAGGCCATCACGCTCATCCACATCGTCGCTTCCAAGACGGTGCCTGCGGACGAGGCCGATTCACTTCCGCGCATTGCGCAGTTCCTGAGCAATCAACGCGCCAGCGAAGCCGTAGCTGCCAACATGAAGGCACTGCGCAAGTCCGCAAAGATCGAATACATGGGCGAGTTCGCCAAGACCGATGCAGCAGCAGCGCCCACCCCGGCCTCAGCCGTCAGCGCCCCCGCAGTTTCTGCTGAAGACCAGAAGCGGGCTGACCTGGAAAAGGGCGTCGCAGGGTTGAAGTAG